A DNA window from Rhodococcus sp. Z13 contains the following coding sequences:
- a CDS encoding acyl-CoA dehydrogenase family protein, whose amino-acid sequence MHESESLNDTEFAATVRQWLEDNLTGEFAELRGKGGPGSEHEFFEQRLAWDRHLAASGWTCIGWPTEYGGRGATMSQRIIFHEEYAKANAPARVNHLGEELLGPTLIAFGTEEQKKRFLPGIRNVTELWAQGYSEPGAGSDLANVSTTARLVGDKWVINGQKVWTSLAHVAQWAFVVARTEPGSTRHHGLSFLLVPLDQPGVTVRPIQQLTGTSEFNEVFFDDAVTDADLVVGAPGDGWKVAMGLLTFERGVSTLGQQIGFARELDGVVDLARSNGAFDDPHIRERIARARIGLRVMRAHALRTLGDADPGQASVAKLLWANWHRDLGQLAMEVQGAASLVGPDHDHAGNPSDITDPEHLELAEWQRLFLFTRADTIYGGSNEIQRNIIAERVLGLPREARP is encoded by the coding sequence GTGCACGAGAGCGAGAGCCTGAACGACACAGAGTTCGCAGCCACCGTCCGTCAGTGGTTGGAAGACAACCTGACCGGCGAATTCGCCGAGCTCAGAGGTAAGGGCGGCCCGGGGAGCGAACACGAGTTCTTCGAGCAGCGGCTCGCGTGGGACCGCCATCTGGCCGCCTCCGGCTGGACCTGCATCGGCTGGCCCACCGAATACGGCGGCCGCGGTGCCACCATGAGTCAGCGCATCATCTTCCACGAGGAGTACGCCAAGGCGAACGCGCCCGCGCGCGTCAACCACCTCGGCGAGGAACTGCTCGGCCCCACCCTCATCGCCTTCGGGACCGAGGAGCAGAAGAAGCGTTTCCTGCCGGGGATCCGCAACGTCACCGAGCTGTGGGCACAGGGCTACTCGGAGCCGGGCGCCGGTTCCGACCTCGCCAACGTCTCCACCACCGCCCGCCTCGTCGGCGACAAGTGGGTGATCAACGGCCAGAAGGTCTGGACGTCGCTCGCCCACGTCGCGCAGTGGGCGTTCGTGGTTGCTCGCACCGAACCGGGCTCCACCCGCCACCACGGACTGAGCTTCCTGCTCGTCCCGCTCGACCAGCCCGGCGTGACGGTGCGGCCCATCCAGCAGCTCACCGGCACCTCCGAGTTCAACGAGGTCTTCTTCGACGACGCCGTCACCGACGCCGACCTCGTCGTCGGAGCCCCCGGCGACGGCTGGAAGGTCGCCATGGGCCTGCTGACCTTCGAACGCGGCGTGTCCACCCTCGGTCAGCAGATCGGGTTCGCCCGCGAACTCGACGGCGTCGTCGACCTCGCTCGCAGCAACGGCGCGTTCGACGACCCGCACATCCGCGAACGCATCGCCCGCGCCCGGATCGGCCTGCGCGTCATGCGCGCCCACGCGCTGCGCACCCTCGGCGACGCCGACCCCGGCCAGGCCTCGGTCGCGAAACTGCTGTGGGCCAACTGGCACCGCGATCTCGGGCAGCTCGCCATGGAGGTCCAGGGCGCGGCCTCGCTCGTCGGGCCCGACCACGACCACGCCGGAAATCCCTCCGACATCACCGATCCCGAACACCTCGAACTCGCCGAATGGCAGCGGCTGTTCCTGTTCACCCGCGCCGACACCATCTACGGCGGATCCAACGAGATCCAACGCAACATCATTGCCGAGCGCGTGCTCGGCCTTCCCCGGGAGGCACGTCCGTGA
- a CDS encoding DUF2277 domain-containing protein — translation MCRNITELRGLEPAATDEEIEAAARQYVRKVSGIHKLSDATREPFEQAVAEVAATTARLLAALPDRRQPPPTVPPLRRPEVQARIAARG, via the coding sequence ATGTGCCGGAACATCACGGAGCTGCGCGGACTCGAACCGGCAGCGACCGACGAGGAGATCGAGGCGGCCGCCCGCCAGTACGTCCGCAAGGTCAGCGGGATCCACAAACTCTCCGACGCCACCCGGGAACCCTTCGAACAGGCCGTCGCCGAGGTCGCCGCGACGACCGCGAGACTGCTCGCGGCGCTTCCCGACCGCCGACAGCCACCGCCGACGGTGCCGCCGCTGCGCCGGCCCGAGGTGCAGGCCAGGATCGCAGCGCGCGGATGA
- a CDS encoding carbon starvation CstA family protein: MAVDPAPQNNEVEYLRTDPGLPPVGVVDRTPMSPTARIVLVVLAVLGAVAWAMIALVRGEEINAVWFVIAAVCTYLVGYRLYAKFIERKIVQPRDDRATPAEELENGKDYMPTDRRVLFGHHFAAIAGAGPLVGPVLAAQMGYLPGTIWIVVGVVFAGAVQDFLVLWISSRRRGRSLGQMAREELGPIGGVAAIIAVLVIMIILIAVLALVVVNALAESPWGLFSIAMTIPIALFMGVYLRYLRPGKVAEVSLIGVVLLVTAIVAGGWVAETDWGADWFTLSPVTISWLMIAYGFAASVLPVWLLLAPRDYLSTFMKVGTIALLAIGILVARPVLEMPDVTSFAIEGNGPAFAGSLFPFLFITIACGALSGFHALISSGTTPKLIEKEKQIRLIGYGGMLTESFVAIMALVTACIIDQHLYFTLNAPAALTGGTPETAAAYVNGLGLGSPDITPEQIAAAAEGVGEESIISRTGGAPTLAFGMSQVLSDLFGGDSLKSFWYHFAIMFEALFILTTVDAGTRVARFMLSDSLGNLGGPAQRFKDPSWRPGAWFCSLVVVAAWGGILLMGVTDPLGGINTLFPLFGIANQLLAAIALTVVLTIVVKKGLVKWAWIPGVPLLWDLTVTMTASWQKIFSGDRAVGYWAQHRAFVDAKNSGATTFGSAKTPDEIDAVIRNTFIQGTLSIVFAGLVLIVFVTGVMVCIRSIRAGGMPTTETPAVPSKIFAPAGFVPTPVERELQQQWDELIASGKVRAPGAAHALVEHREEDLS, from the coding sequence ATGGCCGTTGACCCGGCGCCGCAGAACAACGAGGTCGAGTACCTCCGGACCGATCCCGGCCTGCCGCCCGTCGGCGTCGTCGACCGGACCCCCATGTCGCCGACGGCGCGCATCGTCCTCGTGGTGCTCGCCGTCCTCGGCGCGGTCGCGTGGGCGATGATCGCGCTGGTGCGCGGCGAGGAGATCAACGCGGTCTGGTTCGTCATCGCCGCCGTGTGCACCTACCTCGTGGGTTATCGCCTCTACGCGAAATTCATCGAACGCAAGATCGTGCAGCCCCGCGACGACAGGGCGACCCCCGCGGAGGAACTCGAGAACGGCAAGGACTACATGCCGACGGACCGCCGCGTCCTGTTCGGCCACCACTTCGCCGCCATCGCGGGTGCCGGCCCACTCGTCGGCCCGGTCCTCGCCGCCCAGATGGGTTATCTGCCCGGCACGATCTGGATCGTCGTCGGCGTCGTCTTCGCCGGTGCGGTCCAGGACTTCCTCGTCCTGTGGATCTCCTCGCGCCGCCGCGGCCGCAGCCTGGGTCAGATGGCCCGCGAGGAACTCGGGCCCATCGGCGGTGTCGCCGCGATCATCGCGGTGCTCGTCATCATGATCATCCTCATCGCGGTGCTGGCGCTGGTGGTCGTGAACGCGCTCGCCGAGAGCCCGTGGGGCCTGTTCTCCATCGCGATGACGATCCCCATCGCCCTGTTCATGGGTGTCTATCTCCGGTACCTGCGTCCCGGCAAGGTCGCGGAGGTCTCGCTCATCGGTGTGGTCCTGCTGGTCACCGCGATCGTCGCCGGTGGATGGGTCGCCGAGACCGATTGGGGTGCCGACTGGTTCACGCTGTCGCCGGTGACGATCTCGTGGCTGATGATCGCCTACGGTTTCGCCGCGTCGGTGCTGCCGGTATGGCTGCTGCTCGCCCCGCGCGACTATCTGTCGACCTTCATGAAGGTCGGCACCATCGCGTTGCTGGCCATCGGCATCCTCGTCGCGCGTCCCGTCCTGGAGATGCCCGACGTCACCTCCTTCGCGATCGAGGGCAACGGCCCGGCCTTCGCCGGCTCGCTGTTCCCGTTCCTGTTCATCACCATCGCGTGCGGCGCCCTCTCCGGCTTTCACGCGCTGATCTCCTCGGGCACCACCCCGAAGCTGATCGAGAAGGAGAAGCAGATCCGGCTCATCGGCTACGGAGGCATGCTCACCGAGTCGTTCGTCGCGATCATGGCGCTGGTCACCGCGTGCATCATCGACCAGCACCTGTACTTCACGCTCAACGCACCGGCCGCCCTCACCGGCGGCACCCCCGAGACCGCCGCCGCCTACGTCAACGGACTCGGTCTCGGCTCACCGGACATCACGCCGGAACAGATCGCCGCCGCCGCGGAGGGGGTGGGGGAGGAGTCGATCATCTCCCGCACCGGTGGCGCCCCGACCCTGGCGTTCGGCATGTCACAGGTGCTCAGCGACCTGTTCGGTGGCGACAGTCTCAAGTCGTTCTGGTACCACTTCGCGATCATGTTCGAGGCGCTGTTCATCCTCACCACCGTCGACGCCGGCACGCGCGTCGCCCGGTTCATGCTCTCGGACTCGCTCGGCAACCTCGGCGGACCCGCGCAGCGCTTCAAGGATCCGTCCTGGCGCCCGGGTGCCTGGTTCTGCTCGCTCGTCGTGGTCGCCGCGTGGGGCGGGATCCTGCTGATGGGAGTGACCGATCCGCTGGGCGGCATCAACACCCTGTTCCCGCTGTTCGGCATCGCCAACCAGTTGCTCGCGGCGATCGCCCTGACCGTCGTGCTCACGATCGTCGTCAAGAAGGGACTGGTGAAGTGGGCCTGGATCCCCGGCGTGCCGCTGCTGTGGGATCTGACCGTCACGATGACGGCGTCCTGGCAGAAGATCTTCTCCGGCGACCGCGCGGTCGGTTACTGGGCGCAGCACCGTGCCTTCGTCGACGCGAAGAACTCCGGCGCGACGACCTTCGGGTCGGCGAAGACCCCCGACGAGATCGACGCCGTCATCCGCAACACCTTCATCCAGGGCACGCTGTCGATCGTGTTCGCCGGTCTCGTCCTGATCGTCTTCGTGACCGGGGTGATGGTGTGCATCAGATCGATCCGCGCCGGAGGCATGCCCACCACCGAGACCCCGGCGGTGCCGTCGAAGATCTTCGCTCCGGCCGGTTTCGTGCCCACCCCGGTGGAACGGGAACTGCAGCAGCAGTGGGACGAACTGATCGCGTCGGGCAAGGTCCGCGCACCGGGCGCCGCGCACGCCCTCGTCGAGCATCGGGAGGAGGACCTGTCGTGA
- a CDS encoding FadD3 family acyl-CoA ligase, which produces MNTRPRTTPAALARAADTWPDLLAIADGDTRLTFAQLRDHVRDFAAALVARGLDRGARVVVWSPNTFHWVIAALGTHWAGGVVVPLNTRYTGSEAADVVERVHPDALVVVGEFLGADRYAELRKVAPELPVKTVVRVPAGGNDPAVEGVTDWADFLVSAGDADRAEADARAAAVAPDDVSDILFTSGTTGRSKGVLSAHRQCIGVAQAWGECAELTPDDNYLIINPFFHSFGYKAGFVAAFLFGATVVPLATFDVEKVMAMVAAERVSVLPGAPTIYQSILDHPRRGDYDLSNLRIAVTGAAPVPVSLVERMQNELDFDAVLTAYGQTEAVVATMCRTDDDPVTVSTSSGRATADFEVRIGDRGEVLLRGPNVMLGYLDDPEATAKAIDEDGWLHTGDVGTLDERGYLDITDRLKDMYISGGFNVYPAEIEAALLRLPGVHEVAVIGVPDERMGEVGRAYVVPLEGHPLTEDEVITFAKEKLANFKVPRSVRFVDALPRNPSGKVLKNVLREEKS; this is translated from the coding sequence GTGAACACACGACCGAGAACCACACCGGCCGCACTCGCACGTGCCGCCGACACCTGGCCGGACCTGCTCGCGATCGCCGACGGCGACACCCGGCTGACCTTCGCACAACTCCGCGACCACGTCCGCGATTTCGCCGCGGCACTCGTCGCGCGCGGTCTCGACCGTGGGGCACGCGTCGTCGTCTGGTCGCCCAACACCTTCCACTGGGTGATCGCCGCCCTCGGCACGCACTGGGCCGGCGGCGTCGTCGTCCCCCTCAACACCCGCTACACCGGCAGCGAGGCCGCCGACGTCGTCGAGCGCGTCCACCCCGACGCCCTCGTCGTGGTCGGTGAGTTCCTCGGCGCCGACCGCTACGCCGAGCTGCGCAAGGTGGCCCCGGAACTGCCGGTGAAGACGGTCGTGCGGGTCCCGGCGGGCGGGAACGACCCGGCCGTCGAGGGTGTCACCGACTGGGCGGACTTCCTGGTCTCGGCCGGCGACGCCGATCGCGCCGAAGCGGACGCCCGGGCCGCCGCCGTCGCACCCGACGACGTCTCCGACATCCTGTTCACCTCCGGCACCACCGGGCGGAGCAAGGGCGTGCTCAGCGCGCACCGCCAGTGCATCGGGGTGGCGCAGGCGTGGGGCGAGTGCGCGGAACTGACCCCCGACGACAACTATCTGATCATCAACCCGTTCTTCCACAGCTTCGGCTACAAGGCGGGTTTCGTCGCCGCGTTCCTGTTCGGTGCCACCGTGGTCCCGCTCGCGACCTTCGACGTGGAGAAGGTCATGGCGATGGTCGCGGCCGAACGCGTCAGCGTGCTGCCGGGCGCCCCGACGATCTACCAGTCGATCCTCGACCACCCGCGCCGCGGCGACTACGACCTGAGCAATCTGCGCATCGCCGTCACCGGTGCCGCGCCCGTGCCCGTCTCCCTCGTCGAGCGCATGCAGAACGAACTGGACTTCGACGCGGTGCTCACCGCCTACGGGCAGACCGAGGCGGTCGTCGCGACGATGTGCCGCACCGACGACGATCCCGTCACCGTGTCCACCTCGTCCGGTCGCGCCACCGCCGACTTCGAGGTACGGATCGGAGACAGGGGTGAGGTCCTGCTGCGCGGCCCCAACGTCATGCTCGGCTATCTCGATGATCCCGAGGCCACCGCCAAGGCGATCGACGAGGACGGCTGGCTGCACACCGGCGACGTCGGAACCCTCGACGAGCGCGGCTATCTCGACATCACCGACCGGCTCAAGGACATGTACATCAGCGGTGGGTTCAACGTCTATCCCGCCGAGATCGAGGCCGCCCTGCTGCGGTTGCCGGGGGTGCACGAGGTCGCGGTGATCGGTGTCCCCGACGAGCGCATGGGCGAGGTGGGGCGCGCCTACGTCGTCCCCCTCGAGGGCCACCCGCTCACCGAGGACGAGGTGATCACGTTCGCGAAGGAGAAACTCGCCAACTTCAAGGTGCCGCGCTCGGTCCGGTTCGTCGACGCGCTGCCCCGAAACCCGTCCGGCAAGGTACTGAAGAACGTTCTGCGTGAGGAGAAGTCATGA
- a CDS encoding enoyl-CoA hydratase gives MTVPFEPDVVTYEVRDGVAIVTLNRPDYRNAQNSVMTYALDAAFERAVEDDEVKVIVLAGNGKHFSAGHDLGTPGRDHHVHYENKAVMWWDHIDKPGGDQRYAREMEVYLGMCRRWREIPKPTIASVQGACIAGGLMLAWVCDLIVASEDAFFSDPVVRMGIPGVEYFAHPWVLGTRFAKEILYTGDRFTAQRAYEVGMVNRVVPREKLEEETLSLAARIAEMPRFGLALTKRAVNQCEDQMGMRNGMDSVFGLHHFAHAHNAEVGTDSLGGMNAKSMAASARPVEGAK, from the coding sequence ATGACCGTCCCGTTCGAACCCGACGTCGTCACCTACGAGGTGCGCGACGGCGTCGCGATCGTCACCCTCAACCGACCGGATTACCGCAACGCCCAGAACTCGGTCATGACCTACGCCCTCGACGCGGCCTTCGAGCGGGCGGTGGAGGACGACGAGGTCAAGGTGATCGTGCTGGCCGGCAACGGCAAGCACTTCTCCGCGGGCCACGATCTGGGCACCCCCGGCCGCGACCACCACGTCCACTACGAGAACAAGGCCGTGATGTGGTGGGACCACATCGACAAGCCGGGCGGCGACCAGCGGTACGCCCGTGAGATGGAGGTGTATCTGGGGATGTGCCGTCGCTGGCGCGAGATCCCCAAGCCCACCATCGCGTCGGTGCAGGGAGCCTGCATCGCCGGCGGCCTGATGCTGGCCTGGGTGTGCGACCTGATCGTGGCCTCCGAGGACGCCTTCTTCTCCGATCCCGTGGTGCGCATGGGCATTCCGGGTGTCGAGTACTTCGCACACCCGTGGGTTCTCGGTACGCGCTTCGCGAAGGAGATCCTCTACACCGGTGACCGTTTCACCGCGCAGCGCGCCTACGAGGTGGGCATGGTCAACCGGGTGGTGCCGCGCGAGAAGCTCGAGGAGGAGACCCTGTCGCTGGCCGCGCGCATCGCGGAGATGCCGCGCTTCGGTCTCGCCCTCACCAAGCGGGCCGTGAACCAGTGCGAGGACCAGATGGGCATGCGCAACGGCATGGATTCGGTGTTCGGTCTGCACCACTTCGCGCACGCCCACAACGCCGAGGTGGGTACCGACTCGCTGGGCGGCATGAATGCCAAGTCGATGGCTGCGAGCGCCCGTCCGGTGGAAGGAGCGAAGTAG
- a CDS encoding TetR/AcrR family transcriptional regulator, giving the protein MTPSRDDTTSKSGRRAELLDIAADLFASRGVRATTVRDIADAAGILSGSLYHHFDSKESMVDEILRGFLDDLFDRYRKIVASGLPSRDTLAALVTTSYEAIDRSHAAVAIYQAETKHLSGERFAYIGELNTEFRDLWVGVIERGIADGSFRSDLDVELVFRFLRDTVWVAVRWYRPGGPLDIEQVAQQYLSIVLDGLSNQNST; this is encoded by the coding sequence ATGACTCCATCTCGCGACGACACCACCAGTAAGTCCGGACGCCGCGCGGAACTGCTCGACATCGCAGCCGACCTGTTCGCGTCGCGCGGCGTGCGGGCCACGACCGTGCGCGACATCGCCGATGCGGCGGGCATCCTCTCCGGCAGCCTCTACCACCACTTCGACTCGAAGGAGTCGATGGTCGACGAGATCCTGCGCGGCTTCCTCGACGACCTGTTCGACCGCTACCGCAAGATCGTCGCGTCCGGGCTGCCGTCCCGCGACACCCTCGCGGCACTCGTCACCACCTCCTACGAGGCGATCGACCGGTCGCACGCCGCGGTGGCCATCTACCAGGCCGAGACCAAGCATCTATCCGGTGAACGCTTCGCGTACATCGGCGAACTCAACACCGAGTTCCGCGACCTGTGGGTGGGGGTGATCGAACGCGGCATCGCCGACGGTTCGTTCCGCTCCGACCTCGACGTCGAACTCGTCTTCCGTTTCCTGCGCGACACCGTGTGGGTCGCGGTGCGCTGGTACCGACCCGGGGGCCCGCTCGACATCGAACAGGTTGCGCAGCAGTACCTCTCCATCGTTCTCGACGGACTGTCGAACCAGAATTCCACCTAA
- a CDS encoding YbdD/YjiX family protein: MKAVLRRAWWWVGALMGDHDYARYVEVHRRLHPDHPPLSERDYWRERHAAAETNPGSRCC, from the coding sequence GTGAAGGCGGTGCTGCGCCGCGCGTGGTGGTGGGTCGGGGCGCTGATGGGCGACCACGACTACGCGCGTTACGTCGAGGTGCACCGCCGGCTGCATCCCGACCACCCGCCGCTCAGCGAACGCGACTACTGGCGGGAGCGGCACGCCGCGGCGGAGACGAATCCCGGCAGCCGGTGTTGCTGA
- a CDS encoding acyl-CoA dehydrogenase family protein, with amino-acid sequence MDLQLDDATLAFRDEVRAFLAENVPRTPLKSMDTPEGFEEHRQWERTLADARLSVVSWPEEFGGRNATLEQWVVFEEEYYRAGAPGRVSQNGIFLLAPTLFEHAHPEQLARIMPRMARADDIWAQAWSEPESGSDLASLRSTAKKVDGGWLLNGQKTWSSRASYADMGFGLFRSDPEAERHKGITYFMFDLRAEGVTVRPIPQLDGEPGFAEIFLEDVFVPDDPGNPGESAVIGAVNQGWRVAMSTASNERGLSLRSPGRFLATADRLLGAYRESDRYGDTAVRNRVADAWIGARAYELSTWATVTRLAAGGQLGAESSINKVFWSEWDIAAHETALDLQGPDAELTDRWTDGYLFSLSGPIYAGTNEIQKNVIAERLLGLPRGDR; translated from the coding sequence GTGGATCTGCAGCTCGACGACGCCACCCTCGCGTTCCGCGACGAGGTGCGTGCCTTCCTCGCCGAGAACGTGCCGAGGACCCCGCTGAAGTCGATGGACACCCCCGAGGGCTTCGAGGAGCACCGTCAGTGGGAACGAACCCTCGCCGACGCCCGCCTGTCGGTGGTCTCGTGGCCCGAGGAGTTCGGCGGCCGCAACGCGACCCTCGAGCAGTGGGTCGTCTTCGAGGAGGAGTACTACCGCGCCGGTGCGCCCGGCCGGGTGAGCCAGAACGGCATCTTCCTGCTCGCCCCCACCCTGTTCGAGCACGCCCACCCGGAGCAGCTCGCCCGCATCATGCCGCGCATGGCCCGCGCCGACGACATCTGGGCGCAGGCCTGGTCGGAACCCGAGTCCGGATCCGACCTCGCGTCGCTGCGCTCGACCGCGAAGAAGGTCGACGGCGGCTGGCTGCTCAACGGCCAGAAGACGTGGAGCTCGCGCGCGTCCTACGCCGACATGGGCTTCGGTCTGTTCCGCTCCGATCCGGAGGCCGAGCGGCACAAGGGCATCACCTACTTCATGTTCGACCTGCGGGCCGAAGGCGTCACCGTGCGGCCCATCCCGCAGCTCGACGGCGAACCGGGCTTCGCGGAGATCTTCCTCGAGGACGTGTTCGTACCCGACGATCCCGGGAATCCGGGTGAGTCGGCCGTGATCGGTGCGGTGAACCAGGGCTGGCGGGTCGCGATGAGCACCGCCTCCAACGAGCGCGGTCTGTCGCTGCGCTCCCCCGGCCGCTTCCTGGCCACCGCCGACCGACTGCTCGGCGCCTACCGCGAGTCCGACCGGTACGGCGACACCGCTGTGCGCAACCGCGTCGCCGACGCGTGGATCGGCGCCCGCGCATACGAGCTGTCGACCTGGGCGACCGTCACCCGCCTGGCCGCCGGCGGGCAGCTGGGCGCCGAGTCGTCGATCAACAAGGTGTTCTGGTCGGAATGGGACATCGCCGCCCACGAGACCGCGCTGGACCTGCAGGGTCCGGATGCCGAGCTGACCGATCGCTGGACCGACGGCTACCTGTTCTCGCTGTCGGGCCCGATCTACGCCGGTACCAACGAAATCCAGAAGAACGTCATCGCCGAGCGGCTGCTCGGCCTCCCGAGGGGTGATCGATGA
- a CDS encoding acetyl-CoA C-acetyltransferase, with translation MTEAYIVDAVRTPIGKKNGGLSGVHPADLGAHVIKAVVERTGIDPADVDDVVFGCVDAIGGQAGNIARTSWLAAGYPQHVPGVTVDRQCGSSQQALHFGAQAILSDTADLIIAGGVQNMSQIPISAAMIVGQQYGFDTPFGGSKGWTERYGDDEVSQFKGAEMIAEKWDLSREELEKWALQSHERAKAAIAEGRFDNEIVPLGDSTVDEGPRETSLEKMASLQSLVEGGRLTAAVASQISDGASAVLLASDEAVKKYGLKPRARIHHLSARGDDPIYMLTAPIPATQYALEKAGLTIDDIDLIEINEAFAPVVLAWIKEIGADPSKVNVNGGAIALGHPLGATGTKLMATLLNELERTGGRYGLLTICEGGGTANVTIIERV, from the coding sequence ATGACCGAGGCCTACATCGTCGACGCGGTGCGCACCCCGATCGGCAAGAAGAACGGCGGCCTGTCCGGCGTGCACCCCGCCGATCTCGGCGCGCACGTCATCAAGGCCGTCGTCGAGCGCACGGGCATCGACCCCGCCGACGTCGACGACGTGGTCTTCGGCTGTGTCGACGCGATCGGCGGTCAGGCCGGCAACATCGCCCGCACGTCGTGGCTCGCCGCCGGTTACCCGCAGCACGTGCCCGGCGTGACCGTCGACCGGCAGTGCGGGTCGAGCCAGCAGGCCCTGCACTTCGGTGCCCAGGCGATCCTGAGCGACACGGCCGACCTGATCATCGCCGGCGGCGTGCAGAACATGTCGCAGATCCCGATCTCCGCGGCCATGATCGTCGGACAACAGTACGGTTTCGACACCCCCTTCGGTGGCTCGAAGGGGTGGACCGAGCGCTACGGTGACGACGAGGTCTCGCAGTTCAAGGGCGCCGAGATGATCGCCGAGAAGTGGGACCTCAGCCGCGAGGAACTCGAGAAGTGGGCGCTGCAGAGCCACGAGCGCGCCAAGGCGGCCATCGCCGAGGGTCGCTTCGACAACGAGATCGTCCCGCTCGGCGACTCCACCGTCGACGAGGGCCCGCGCGAGACCAGCCTCGAGAAGATGGCGTCGCTGCAGTCGCTCGTCGAGGGAGGTCGTCTCACCGCCGCCGTCGCCAGCCAGATCTCCGACGGTGCCTCCGCGGTGCTGCTCGCCTCGGACGAGGCCGTGAAGAAGTACGGCCTGAAGCCTCGCGCGCGCATCCACCACCTCAGCGCCCGCGGCGACGACCCGATCTACATGCTCACCGCCCCGATCCCGGCCACGCAGTACGCCCTCGAGAAGGCCGGTCTGACGATCGACGACATCGACCTCATCGAGATCAACGAGGCCTTCGCGCCCGTCGTGCTCGCCTGGATCAAGGAGATCGGCGCCGACCCGTCGAAGGTCAACGTCAACGGCGGCGCGATCGCCCTCGGTCACCCGCTCGGCGCGACCGGCACCAAGCTGATGGCGACGCTGCTCAACGAGCTCGAGCGCACCGGCGGCCGCTACGGTCTGCTCACCATCTGCGAGGGTGGCGGCACCGCGAACGTGACCATCATCGAACGCGTCTGA
- a CDS encoding SDR family oxidoreductase: MTTSTRPVSPLATPPIETPGHGLLRDKKVVVTAAAGTGIGFSTARRALLEGADVLVSDYHERRLGESAEKLAAEFPEQKVASIVCDVSSTEQVDALVAGAAEQLGRIDVLVNNAGLGGETPVVDMTDEEWDRVLDITLNSTFRATRAALRYFRSVEHNGVIVNNASVLGWRAQHSQAHYAAAKAGVMALTRCSAIEAAEYGVRINAVAPSIARHPFLAKVTSEELLDNLAAGEAYGRAAEVWEVAATIAMLASDYTTYMTGEIVSISSQRA; the protein is encoded by the coding sequence GTGACCACTTCGACCCGCCCCGTTTCCCCGCTCGCGACCCCGCCGATCGAGACCCCCGGCCACGGCCTGCTCCGCGACAAGAAGGTCGTGGTCACCGCGGCGGCGGGGACCGGCATCGGTTTCTCCACCGCCCGCCGCGCCCTGCTCGAGGGCGCCGACGTGCTCGTCTCCGACTACCACGAACGCCGCCTCGGCGAGTCCGCGGAGAAGCTCGCCGCGGAGTTCCCGGAACAGAAGGTCGCGTCGATCGTGTGCGACGTGTCGTCCACCGAACAGGTCGACGCCCTCGTCGCCGGCGCCGCCGAGCAGCTCGGACGCATCGACGTGCTCGTCAACAACGCCGGCCTCGGCGGGGAGACCCCCGTGGTCGACATGACCGACGAGGAATGGGACCGCGTCCTCGACATCACGCTGAACAGCACCTTCCGCGCGACCCGCGCCGCGCTGCGCTACTTCCGCTCGGTCGAGCACAACGGCGTGATCGTCAACAACGCGTCGGTGCTCGGCTGGCGCGCCCAGCACTCGCAGGCCCACTACGCGGCCGCGAAGGCCGGCGTCATGGCGCTGACCCGCTGCTCGGCCATCGAGGCCGCGGAGTACGGAGTGCGCATCAACGCCGTCGCCCCGTCCATCGCCCGGCACCCCTTCCTCGCCAAGGTCACCAGCGAGGAACTGCTCGACAATCTCGCCGCCGGTGAGGCCTACGGCCGGGCCGCGGAGGTCTGGGAGGTCGCCGCGACCATCGCGATGCTCGCCAGCGACTACACCACCTACATGACCGGAGAGATCGTGTCGATCTCCTCCCAGCGGGCGTGA